In one Streptomyces marincola genomic region, the following are encoded:
- a CDS encoding ferric reductase-like transmembrane domain-containing protein — MAEVSGPPASSARRKAERRRGFDWAGLRADLRGAIPDASLALVITLLIYWLLYVRVENGTSATTQIMPMLADADKYWMYWMCQAFGWSAMLWAYVTVIFGLLRSGPRPAQGRLSAARLEKWHRTTSLTTIGLMFMHALFFFTDQLRSNQESWSFGRSLWTAFVDVWVPGGYATGTGRVAIFIGLLAFYLAIPLGLAYYLRHRTGPRMWLALHRFVIVVYILSAWHTILYSSQAWYDGPFRTLLWALQLPIAGLLLLRLLVPARPAERLRLRGTGRPGRVALPVSARLAGRIAVVAAFLGMVAVIASGVDGGRSAHAHSTPPWPEKWVIWAGLLAFTVAIVAVVHRLRIRTEPPAGAAVPEERPAAPAETP; from the coding sequence ATGGCAGAAGTCTCCGGACCGCCGGCGTCCTCGGCACGAAGAAAGGCGGAACGCCGCAGAGGTTTCGACTGGGCCGGTCTGCGCGCGGACCTGCGGGGCGCGATACCCGACGCCTCCCTGGCCCTGGTGATCACGCTGCTGATCTACTGGCTGCTCTACGTGCGCGTGGAGAACGGCACGTCGGCGACCACGCAGATCATGCCGATGCTCGCGGACGCCGACAAGTACTGGATGTACTGGATGTGCCAGGCGTTCGGCTGGTCGGCGATGCTGTGGGCCTACGTCACGGTGATCTTCGGACTGCTGCGCTCGGGGCCGAGGCCGGCCCAGGGGCGGCTGTCGGCCGCCCGGCTGGAGAAATGGCACCGCACCACGAGCCTCACCACGATCGGGCTCATGTTCATGCACGCCCTGTTCTTCTTCACCGACCAGCTGCGGTCCAACCAGGAGAGCTGGTCGTTCGGGCGCAGCCTGTGGACCGCGTTCGTCGACGTGTGGGTGCCGGGCGGGTACGCGACCGGGACCGGGCGCGTCGCCATCTTCATCGGCCTGCTGGCGTTCTACCTGGCCATTCCGCTCGGACTCGCCTACTACCTGCGGCACAGGACGGGCCCGCGCATGTGGCTCGCCCTGCACCGCTTCGTCATCGTGGTGTACATACTCAGCGCCTGGCACACCATCCTGTACAGCAGCCAGGCCTGGTACGACGGCCCGTTCCGCACCCTGCTGTGGGCACTCCAGCTGCCGATCGCCGGGCTGCTCCTCCTGCGGCTGCTCGTCCCGGCGAGACCCGCGGAACGGCTGCGCCTGCGCGGGACCGGCCGGCCCGGCCGGGTGGCGCTGCCCGTGTCCGCGCGGCTGGCCGGGCGGATCGCGGTGGTGGCCGCCTTCCTCGGCATGGTGGCGGTCATCGCCAGCGGCGTGGACGGCGGACGTTCGGCCCACGCCCACTCGACGCCGCCCTGGCCCGAGAAGTGGGTGATCTGGGCCGGTCTGCTGGCGTTCACCGTCGCCATCGTCGCGGTCGTCCACCGGCTGCGGATCAGGACCGAGCCGCCGGCCGGGGCGGCCGTTCCCGAGGAACGGCCTGCGGCCCCGGCGGAAACCCCGTAG